A window from Limanda limanda chromosome 14, fLimLim1.1, whole genome shotgun sequence encodes these proteins:
- the scn4bb gene encoding sodium channel, voltage-gated, type IV, beta b — MEVLSVDPPRLGPPYAATGLIFSLLLGVWSAQALEMFVGKIPFLEAVNGSTVVLPCTYASCIGIENLYFNWQYNDNGTMQKVCEALIESEESVPHVSIYRERVEFVGKNNHNNVSILLWNITFDDAGQYSCFGRNPKEKGRNHTAIFTLIVVDEVRVVDKTLTIIIASAVGGTIAFLMAFMLIKNLTIFILSKLEEKNKECLVTSSGIDNTDNGLSGSKADTKPKPTPKKK, encoded by the exons ATGGAGGTGCTGAGTGTTGACCCCCCGAGGTTGGGCCCTCCATATGCAGCCACCGGCCTGATCTTCTCTTTGCTGCTTG GTGTTTGGTCTGCTCAGGCCCTGGAGATGTTCGTAGGAAAGATTCCCTTCCTTGAGGCCGTGAATGGCAGCACAGTCGTTTTGCCGTGCACTTACGCCAGTTGTATCGGCATCGAGAATCTCTACTTCAACTGGCAGTACAACGATAACGGCACCATGCAAAAG GTGTGCGAAGCCCTGATAGAGTCAGAGGAGTCGGTGCCACATGTCAGCATATACAGAGAACGTGTGGAGTTTGTGGGGAAGAACAATCACAACAACGTCTCCATCTTGCTGTGGAACATCACCTTCGATGACGCAGGACAGTACAGCTGCTTTGGACGCAATCCAAAAGAGAAGGGCAGGAACCACACTGCCATCTTCACCCTCATTGTGGTGGATGAGG TGAGGGTGGTGGATAAGACACTGACCATCATCATCGCCTCAGCTGTGGGCGGAACCATTGCGTTTCTGATGGCCTTCATGTTGATCAAGAACTTGACTATCTTTATTCTTTCCAAGCTTGAGGAGAAAAA TAAGGAGTGCCTTGTAACTTCATCAGGGATCGACAACACAGATAACGGCCTCTCAGGATCCAAGGCTGACACAAAACCCAAACCAACAccaaaaaagaaatga